From the genome of Solidesulfovibrio carbinolicus, one region includes:
- a CDS encoding CheR family methyltransferase, whose protein sequence is MVLDVAPGRASGLVSMSDKEFKRLSDFIHAEVGIKLPLSKKVMVEARLQKRLRMLGKAGYRDYFEFLFSAEGLDEELVHLIDVITTNTTEFFREPRHFEIMTEQTLPMWRSQHGTGRPFRLWSAGCSTGEEPYTLCIVLSEFASRFAGFRFSVMATDISTRVLAMAQSGIYPEERLAKMSMDLKRRYFLRSKDKAKRLVRVAPELRRIVDYRRLNFMDSFAFPELMDTIFCRNVMIYFDRATQERLLQKFCTQLLPGGFLFIGHSESLTGMDLPLRQHAPTVYKKI, encoded by the coding sequence ATGGTTTTGGATGTCGCACCCGGACGCGCCTCTGGTCTGGTCTCCATGTCCGATAAGGAGTTCAAGCGGTTAAGCGACTTCATCCATGCCGAAGTCGGCATCAAACTGCCCTTGTCCAAGAAAGTGATGGTGGAGGCCCGACTACAAAAGCGGCTGCGTATGCTCGGCAAGGCCGGCTACCGCGACTACTTCGAATTTCTTTTCAGCGCCGAGGGCCTCGACGAGGAACTCGTCCACCTCATCGACGTCATCACCACCAACACCACGGAATTTTTCCGCGAACCGCGCCATTTCGAGATCATGACCGAGCAGACCCTACCCATGTGGCGCAGCCAGCACGGCACGGGGCGACCGTTTCGGCTCTGGAGCGCCGGTTGTTCCACCGGCGAGGAACCCTATACCCTGTGCATCGTGCTGTCGGAATTCGCCAGCCGCTTTGCCGGGTTCCGCTTCAGCGTCATGGCCACGGACATTTCTACCCGGGTGCTGGCCATGGCCCAAAGCGGCATCTATCCCGAGGAGCGTCTGGCCAAGATGTCCATGGATCTCAAACGCCGGTATTTTCTGCGGAGCAAGGACAAAGCCAAACGGCTTGTGCGCGTGGCCCCGGAACTGCGGCGCATCGTGGACTACCGGCGGCTCAACTTCATGGATTCCTTTGCCTTCCCCGAGCTCATGGACACGATCTTTTGCCGCAACGTCATGATCTATTTCGACCGGGCCACTCAGGAGCGTCTGCTCCAGAAGTTTTGCACCCAACTATTGCCCGGCGGCTTTTTGTTCATTGGCCATTCCGAGAGCCTCACCGGCATGGACTTGCCCTTGCGCCAGCACGCTCCTACGGTATACAAAAAGATATAA
- a CDS encoding class IV adenylate cyclase, producing the protein MSMGDEIETKFAVKSFEPVRAVLAEAGGVLLSRRFEENVVLDDAAGSLRSRDVLLRIRRDAANKVTVKTPVEAPGRPGLKVRREIETEVADPAALEAAFAVLGYLPFLRYEKVRETWQAGACLVCLDELPFGLYLEIEGPAESIAPLAGRLGLSMELALTETYHELHQQYRRRRNLPPETSFVFAPDARRRLLAELAAAT; encoded by the coding sequence ATGTCCATGGGCGACGAGATCGAAACCAAGTTCGCCGTCAAATCCTTCGAACCCGTGCGCGCGGTCCTGGCCGAAGCCGGGGGGGTACTCTTGTCGCGCCGCTTCGAGGAGAACGTGGTCCTGGACGACGCGGCCGGTTCCCTGCGCTCTCGCGACGTGTTGCTGCGTATCCGCCGCGACGCCGCCAACAAGGTCACCGTCAAGACGCCTGTCGAGGCCCCGGGCCGGCCCGGACTCAAGGTGCGCCGGGAGATCGAGACCGAGGTGGCCGATCCGGCCGCCCTGGAAGCCGCCTTTGCCGTCCTGGGCTATCTGCCCTTTTTGCGCTACGAAAAGGTCCGCGAAACTTGGCAGGCCGGGGCCTGCCTCGTGTGCCTCGACGAACTGCCCTTTGGCCTTTACCTGGAGATCGAAGGCCCGGCCGAGTCCATCGCCCCCCTGGCCGGCCGGCTGGGGCTGTCCATGGAGCTGGCGCTCACCGAAACCTACCACGAACTCCACCAGCAATATCGCCGCCGCCGCAATCTGCCGCCGGAAACGAGTTTTGTCTTCGCCCCCGACGCCCGCCGCCGCCTGCTGGCCGAACTCGCCGCCGCCACCTAA
- a CDS encoding chemotaxis protein CheW, translating to MAEAVSSNDNQYLTFTLERELFALDIASVREVLELVNITRVPRTPDAIRGVINLRGRAVPVVDLKQKFGMGSTARTVNTCIIIVEVDIEGEPTVLGALADSVQEVYEMESSQIEPPPRMGTPIRADYIRGMGKSGEQFIIILDINKVFSSMELAGLAQALGEAGAEAGED from the coding sequence ATGGCCGAGGCCGTCAGCAGCAACGACAACCAGTATCTCACCTTCACCCTGGAACGGGAACTGTTCGCCCTGGACATCGCCTCGGTGCGCGAAGTGCTCGAACTGGTCAACATCACCCGGGTGCCCCGCACTCCGGATGCTATTCGCGGCGTCATCAATCTGCGAGGCCGGGCCGTGCCGGTGGTGGACCTCAAGCAAAAGTTCGGCATGGGCAGCACGGCCCGCACGGTCAACACCTGCATCATCATCGTCGAGGTGGACATCGAAGGCGAACCCACGGTGCTCGGGGCCCTGGCCGATTCCGTCCAGGAGGTCTACGAGATGGAGTCCTCCCAGATCGAGCCGCCGCCCCGCATGGGCACGCCCATCCGGGCCGACTACATCCGTGGCATGGGCAAGTCCGGTGAACAGTTCATCATCATCCTCGACATCAACAAGGTCTTCAGCTCCATGGAGCTGGCCGGACTGGCCCAGGCCCTGGGCGAGGCCGGAGCCGAGGCAGGGGAGGACTGA
- a CDS encoding protein-glutamate methylesterase/protein-glutamine glutaminase has product MSKTIKVLVVDDSALVRQTLTDILASDPDIEVIGSASDPYAAVKRMETQAPDVITLDIEMPRMDGLTFLRKIMTQHPIPVVICSTLTESGSETTLRAMEYGAVDIILKPKLGTRQFLEESRIRVIDAVKAAARAKIKKMAAAGPMKVTPKLSADAVLPGPTGKAMFQTTERVVAVGASTGGTEALREFLEAMPQDCPGIVIVQHMPEQFTAAFAKRLDGICRITVKEAADGDTILRGQALIAPGNRHMLLKRSGARYYVEVKDGPLVRRHRPSVDVLFRSAARYAGKNAVGVIMTGMGDDGAAGMLEMHETGAYTIAQDEASCVVFGMPQEAIKLGGADKIMPLGAIAFEVVRYCSH; this is encoded by the coding sequence GTGAGTAAGACCATCAAGGTCCTGGTGGTGGACGATTCCGCCCTGGTGCGCCAGACCCTGACCGATATCCTGGCTTCGGACCCCGACATCGAGGTCATCGGCTCGGCCAGCGATCCCTATGCCGCGGTTAAACGCATGGAGACGCAAGCCCCGGACGTCATCACCCTGGACATCGAAATGCCGCGCATGGACGGGCTGACCTTCCTGCGAAAGATCATGACCCAGCACCCCATTCCGGTGGTCATCTGTTCGACGCTCACCGAATCCGGCTCGGAAACCACGCTGCGGGCCATGGAATACGGGGCCGTGGACATCATTCTCAAACCCAAGCTCGGCACCCGGCAGTTCCTGGAGGAGTCGCGCATCCGGGTCATCGACGCGGTCAAGGCCGCTGCTCGGGCCAAGATCAAGAAAATGGCCGCCGCAGGGCCCATGAAGGTCACGCCCAAGCTGTCCGCCGACGCCGTGCTGCCCGGGCCTACCGGCAAGGCCATGTTCCAGACCACCGAACGGGTGGTGGCCGTGGGCGCGTCCACCGGCGGCACCGAGGCCCTGCGCGAATTTCTCGAAGCCATGCCCCAGGACTGCCCGGGCATCGTCATTGTCCAGCACATGCCCGAACAGTTCACCGCCGCCTTTGCCAAGCGCCTGGACGGCATCTGCCGCATCACCGTCAAGGAAGCCGCCGATGGCGACACCATTTTGCGCGGCCAGGCGCTTATCGCTCCGGGCAACCGCCATATGCTGCTTAAGCGCAGCGGCGCGCGCTACTATGTCGAGGTCAAGGACGGCCCGCTGGTGCGCCGCCACCGGCCAAGCGTGGACGTGCTTTTCCGTTCCGCCGCCCGCTATGCCGGAAAGAACGCTGTGGGCGTCATCATGACCGGCATGGGCGACGACGGCGCGGCCGGAATGCTGGAGATGCACGAAACCGGGGCCTACACCATCGCCCAGGACGAAGCCTCCTGCGTGGTCTTCGGCATGCCCCAGGAAGCCATCAAGCTCGGCGGCGCGGACAAAATCATGCCCCTTGGGGCCATCGCCTTTGAAGTGGTGCGCTACTGCTCCCATTAG